From the Chloroflexia bacterium SDU3-3 genome, one window contains:
- a CDS encoding uracil-DNA glycosylase, which yields MSAAIPESWQPVLEAETKKPYYTQLMAFLEAERAAHTVFPPEGEVFSALELTPYESARVLVVGQDPYHDDGQAHGLAFSVRPGVTVPPSLVNIYKELKADLGCKVPNNGYLVPWARQGVLLLNTALTVRAHEPNSHKSKGWEKFTDAVIAALSRRPEPAVFVLWGGNAQKKLKLIDAERHVVIQSAHPSPLSARSGFFGSRPFSKINAALAAQGHTPIDWQIPDL from the coding sequence GCCGAGACCAAAAAGCCCTACTACACGCAGCTGATGGCCTTCCTAGAGGCCGAGCGCGCCGCCCACACCGTGTTCCCGCCCGAGGGCGAGGTGTTCTCGGCCCTGGAGCTGACGCCCTACGAGAGCGCCAGGGTGCTGGTGGTGGGACAGGACCCCTACCACGACGACGGGCAGGCCCACGGGCTGGCCTTCTCGGTGCGCCCCGGCGTGACCGTGCCGCCCTCGCTGGTGAACATCTACAAGGAGCTGAAGGCCGACCTAGGCTGCAAGGTGCCCAACAACGGCTACCTGGTGCCCTGGGCCAGGCAGGGCGTGCTGCTGCTGAACACCGCGCTGACCGTGCGCGCCCACGAGCCGAACTCGCACAAGAGCAAGGGCTGGGAGAAGTTCACCGACGCCGTGATCGCGGCCCTGAGCCGGCGGCCCGAGCCAGCCGTGTTCGTGCTGTGGGGCGGCAACGCCCAGAAGAAGCTCAAGCTGATCGACGCCGAGCGCCACGTGGTCATCCAGTCGGCCCACCCCTCGCCGCTCTCGGCCCGCAGCGGCTTCTTCGGCTCGCGGCCCTTCTCCAAGATCAACGCCGCGCTGGCCGCCCAAGGCCACACCCCGATCGACTGGCAGATCCCAGATCTGTAG